The sequence below is a genomic window from Candidatus Latescibacter sp..
GCTGAAAGCCGTAAGCGTTCCATGAAAAAAATAATTCTCGGAAGCCGTGGAAGCAGTCTGGCGCTGGTTCAGGCTGAATTGACGCAAACGTTGCTCTTTGAACGATTTCCCGATTTGGAAACAGAGATATGCATCATTGCAACCGAAGGTGATATTGACCGCACCTCTCCTCTCTCCAGCTTTGGAGGAAGGGGAGCATTTGTTCGAAGCATAGAATCGGCCCTTTTGAAAAATGAAATTGATGTGGCGGTGCACAGCCTGAAAGATTTACCCTCACGGCTTCCGGAGGGCCTGGCGCTGGGCGCTGTTCCGGTGCGCGAAGACCCCCGTGATGCGCTCATTTCACTGGACGGGCATACTCTTGCGGACATTCCCAACGGCAGTATCATCGCCACAGGCAGCGATCGTCGGAGAATTCAATTGGAGAAAATCCGCCCTGACATTTCATTTCGGAATATCCGCGGGAACATCGAGACCCGTATCGGCAAGCTCGGCCTTGCAGGAATTGAAGGAATCGTACTTGCTTGCGCCGGAATAAAACGCCTCGGTCTGGAAAACCATATTACGCAGATTTTCTCTACAGAGGAACTGCTTCCGGCGCCTTGCCAGGGAGCTCTCGGGCTGGAATGCCGAGCTGAT
It includes:
- the hemC gene encoding hydroxymethylbilane synthase; the protein is MAESRKRSMKKIILGSRGSSLALVQAELTQTLLFERFPDLETEICIIATEGDIDRTSPLSSFGGRGAFVRSIESALLKNEIDVAVHSLKDLPSRLPEGLALGAVPVREDPRDALISLDGHTLADIPNGSIIATGSDRRRIQLEKIRPDISFRNIRGNIETRIGKLGLAGIEGIVLACAGIKRLGLENHITQIFSTEELLPAPCQGALGLECRADDQDVLHLLGLIDNPEIRPCVDVERTFIATLGMGCHAPVAALASMEGEQITFTGLVAGKNGLIFRESRTIYYKEAEDAARSLAEKFRKSMEGL